The Impatiens glandulifera chromosome 3, dImpGla2.1, whole genome shotgun sequence genome contains a region encoding:
- the LOC124931438 gene encoding uncharacterized protein LOC124931438 isoform X1 produces MAAMSLEELLTKEGFKGRKLKMLSRASFASDPVGRSSYHRQPPASSSSSSPSSLVKRIQRTKSDLPCYNSHLPMNNETRSRGKAAQKEAVERHEEEKKKPPKSGKNQFKSRSSSFVQNGDTFSSDNNHWENIIQETSYSKNARSFGGSKGQLNVTDEEPPLDEIAVQAMISILGGYTKCFLNDEEFRSSLRHNCFASLNSVQQQQQQDLITTDSKVIENLEEAIETVERAAENSATVKELKRASLQLSVITGLNSKDLRDGFTSGIPNSMLSSCAHLYLSIIYKIQKKMRISAKHLLQVFCDTPYQARKMLLAEVWDHLFYPHLSHLKIWYEEEANSLADSPNKMKKLKLVEKVYNEKLDSGTQQFASYYKDWLTEGTLVPAIPSIPIPSTISVHRVLETVEDGFEYHSAQRIQFGGFDKHPMVSKRLYDSVFSHSHKPPEVVEIHEEIDNNIGSSDSSIIEDKQETTEPIEESSIPKDFICPLTGLVFTEPATLETGQTFERSAIADWLLNQGKRTCPVTGTKLESQSVPPVNFILKRVIDEWKSGFFRNNQAFSILEQLLKSNQTKSAENATSLLTELICMNRRKDMNIFLSGGLKKEEILNMINVLLQYLLRSPLEQRPIIAVLLLHIDLMVEHDSTESICREKAVDAIIMAMDLSFSNEKVRVNCCKALLMLGGRFSASGKIMTEDWILRQTGFLENKESSVQSDEEDIPPLDDDEEEETSNKTWLRSVSASLIGYGEKSFLDSISKCLASRIRDLVRVCLITVAWWSSALDSCSNIEYQLSAFSALISPLKECLENGHCLEIKIIASMCLLNFSKIPECRVVLMTFADEIAATLQTIADVTWTAKELHAVLCGEDVD; encoded by the exons ATGGCGGCCATGTCATTGGAAGAATTACTAACCAAGGAAGGTTTTAAAGGAAGGAAGTTGAAGATGTTATCTAGAGCCTCCTTCGCATCAGATCCAGTTGGAAGATCATCGTATCACCGACAACCTCCTGCatcatcgtcttcttcttctccttcttcactTGTGAAAAGAATCCAGAGGACTAAGTCTGATCTACCTTGTTATAATAGTCATTTGCCAATGAACAACGAGACGAGATCTAGGGGTAAAGCCGCACAGAAAGAAGCGGTTGAAAGAcatgaggaggagaagaagaaaccGCCAAAATCAggtaaaaatcaatttaaatctAGATCATCCAGCTTTGTGCAAAATGGAGATACGTTTTCTAGTGACAATAATCACTGGGAGAATATCATACAAGAGACGTCTTACAGTAAGAATGCCAGAAGCTTTGGTGGTAGCAAAGGTCAGTTGAATGTTACGGACGAAGAACCGCCTCTTGATGAAATTGCAGTTCAGGCCATGATATCTATCTTAGGTGGATACACCAAATGCTTTCTAAACGATGAAGAATTCCGATCATCACTTCGTCACAATTGCTTTGCTTCTCTTAATTCtgttcaacaacaacaacaacaagacCTTATTACCACCGATAGTAAAGTCATAGAAAATCTCGAAGAAGCCATTGAAACAGTAGAAAGAGCTGCTGAGAATTCCGCAACCGTAAAAGAACTGAAAAGAGCTTCGTTACAGCTCAGTGTGATTACAGGCTTGAATTCCAAGGATCTAAGAGACGGCTTCACATCAGGAATTCCAAATTCAATGTTATCTTCATGTGCTCATCTCTATTTAagcattatttataaaatccaGAAGAAGATGAGAATCTCAGCAAAGCATCTCCTCCAAGTCTTCTGTGATACACCATATCAGGCGAGAAAAATGTTGTTGGCCGAGGTGTGGGATCATCTGTTTTATCCTCATCTCTCGCATCTGAAGATTTGGTACGAAGAAGAAGCTAATTCGTTAGCAGATTCACCAAATAAGATGAAGAAATTAAAGCTGGTAGAGAAAGTTTATAATGAAAAACTGGATTCGGGAACTCAACAGTTCGCAAGCTACTACAAGGATTGGTTAACAGAAGGAACTCTTGTTCCTGCCATCCCGTCTATTCCAATCCCCTCTACTATATCAGTTCATAGAGTTCTTGAAACAGTAGAAGACGGGTTTGAGTATCATTCAGCTCAGAGAATTCAGTTTGGCGGTTTTGACAAACATCCGATGGTTAGTAAAAGATTATATGATTCAGTTTTCAGCCATTCACATAAGCCACCAGAAGTTGTTGAAATCCATGAAGAGATTGACAATAATATTGGAAGCTCAGATAGCTCCATTATTGAAGACAAGCAAGAAACCACCGAGCCCATTGAAGAATCAAGCATCCCAAAGGATTTCATATGCCCACTTACCGGACTTGTGTTCACTGAGCCAGCAACGTTGGAGACTGGTCAGACTTTTGAGAGATCTGCCATTGCTGACTGGTTGTTAAATCAAGGAAAAAGAACATGTCCAGTTACAGGGACAAAACTCGAATCTCAATCCGTACCTCCAGTAAACTTCATCCTTAAACGAGTTATCGACGAATGGAAATCTGGTTTCTTTAGAAATAATCAAGCTTTTTCCATATTAGAGCAGCTACTTAAGAGCAATCAAACTAAGTCGGCTGAAAATGCAACTTCTTTGTTGACAGAACTAATCTGCATGAACAG GAGGAAAGACATGAATATTTTCTTGAGTGGTGGATTAAAGAAAGAAGAgatattaaatatgattaatgtTCTGCTCCAGTATCTTCTGAGGTCTCCACTCGAGCAAAGGCCGATCATTGCTGTGCTTTTGTTACATATTGATCTTATG GTTGAGCATGACTCCACGGAGAGCATATGCAGAGAGAAAGCAGTTGATGCAATCATAATGGCTATGGATTTGAGTTTCTCAAATGAGAAAGTTCGAGTTAACTGCTGTAAAGCTTTACTTATGTTAGGAGGACGTTTCTCTGCTTCTGGGAAGATAATGACAGAGGATTGGATCCTCAGGCAAACTGGATTTCTAGAGAATAAGGAATCAAGCGTACAGTCTGATGAGGAAGATATCCCTCCATTG GATGAcgacgaagaagaagagacTAGTAATAAAACCTGGTTGAGGAGTGTGTCGGCATCACTTATCGGCTATGGGGAGAAATCGTTCTTGGATAGTATTTCAAAATGTCTGGCTTCTAGAATAAGGGATTTGGTGAGGGTTTGTCTAATCACAGTTGCATGGTGGAGCTCTGCATTGGATTCTTGCTCCAACATAGAGTACCAGCTTTCTGCCTTCTCAGCTCTCATATCGCCGCTCAAGGAATGCCTTGAAAATGGCCATTGTTTAGAGATTAAGATCATTGCTTCTATGTGTCTGCTCAATTTCAGCAAAATTCCAG AATGCAGGGTGGTTTTGATGACATTTGCAGACGAAATTGCTGCCACTCTTCAAACTATTGCAGATGTAACATGGACAGCCAAAGAACTTCATGCTGTTTTATGTGGGGAAGATGTAGATTAA
- the LOC124931438 gene encoding uncharacterized protein LOC124931438 isoform X2 — MAAMSLEELLTKEGFKGRKLKMLSRASFASDPVGRSSYHRQPPASSSSSSPSSLVKRIQRTKSDLPCYNSHLPMNNETRSRGKAAQKEAVERHEEEKKKPPKSGKNQFKSRSSSFVQNGDTFSSDNNHWENIIQETSYSKNARSFGGSKGQLNVTDEEPPLDEIAVQAMISILGGYTKCFLNDEEFRSSLRHNCFASLNSVQQQQQQDLITTDSKVIENLEEAIETVERAAENSATVKELKRASLQLSVITGLNSKDLRDGFTSGIPNSMLSSCAHLYLSIIYKIQKKMRISAKHLLQVFCDTPYQARKMLLAEVWDHLFYPHLSHLKIWYEEEANSLADSPNKMKKLKLVEKVYNEKLDSGTQQFASYYKDWLTEGTLVPAIPSIPIPSTISVHRVLETVEDGFEYHSAQRIQFGGFDKHPMVSKRLYDSVFSHSHKPPEVVEIHEEIDNNIGSSDSSIIEDKQETTEPIEESSIPKDFICPLTGLVFTEPATLETGQTFERSAIADWLLNQGKRTCPVTGTKLESQSVPPVNFILKRVIDEWKSGFFRNNQAFSILEQLLKSNQTKSAENATSLLTELICMNRRKDMNIFLSGGLKKEEILNMINVLLQYLLRSPLEQRPIIAVLLLHIDLMVEHDSTESICREKAVDAIIMAMDLSFSNEKVRVNCCKALLMLGGRFSASGKIMTEDWILRQTGFLENKESSVQSDEEDIPPLDDDEEEETSNKTWLRSVSASLIGYGEKSFLDSISKCLASRIRDLVRVCLITVAWWSSALDSCSNIEYQLSAFSALISPLKECLENGHCLEIKIIASMCLLNFSKIPGWF; from the exons ATGGCGGCCATGTCATTGGAAGAATTACTAACCAAGGAAGGTTTTAAAGGAAGGAAGTTGAAGATGTTATCTAGAGCCTCCTTCGCATCAGATCCAGTTGGAAGATCATCGTATCACCGACAACCTCCTGCatcatcgtcttcttcttctccttcttcactTGTGAAAAGAATCCAGAGGACTAAGTCTGATCTACCTTGTTATAATAGTCATTTGCCAATGAACAACGAGACGAGATCTAGGGGTAAAGCCGCACAGAAAGAAGCGGTTGAAAGAcatgaggaggagaagaagaaaccGCCAAAATCAggtaaaaatcaatttaaatctAGATCATCCAGCTTTGTGCAAAATGGAGATACGTTTTCTAGTGACAATAATCACTGGGAGAATATCATACAAGAGACGTCTTACAGTAAGAATGCCAGAAGCTTTGGTGGTAGCAAAGGTCAGTTGAATGTTACGGACGAAGAACCGCCTCTTGATGAAATTGCAGTTCAGGCCATGATATCTATCTTAGGTGGATACACCAAATGCTTTCTAAACGATGAAGAATTCCGATCATCACTTCGTCACAATTGCTTTGCTTCTCTTAATTCtgttcaacaacaacaacaacaagacCTTATTACCACCGATAGTAAAGTCATAGAAAATCTCGAAGAAGCCATTGAAACAGTAGAAAGAGCTGCTGAGAATTCCGCAACCGTAAAAGAACTGAAAAGAGCTTCGTTACAGCTCAGTGTGATTACAGGCTTGAATTCCAAGGATCTAAGAGACGGCTTCACATCAGGAATTCCAAATTCAATGTTATCTTCATGTGCTCATCTCTATTTAagcattatttataaaatccaGAAGAAGATGAGAATCTCAGCAAAGCATCTCCTCCAAGTCTTCTGTGATACACCATATCAGGCGAGAAAAATGTTGTTGGCCGAGGTGTGGGATCATCTGTTTTATCCTCATCTCTCGCATCTGAAGATTTGGTACGAAGAAGAAGCTAATTCGTTAGCAGATTCACCAAATAAGATGAAGAAATTAAAGCTGGTAGAGAAAGTTTATAATGAAAAACTGGATTCGGGAACTCAACAGTTCGCAAGCTACTACAAGGATTGGTTAACAGAAGGAACTCTTGTTCCTGCCATCCCGTCTATTCCAATCCCCTCTACTATATCAGTTCATAGAGTTCTTGAAACAGTAGAAGACGGGTTTGAGTATCATTCAGCTCAGAGAATTCAGTTTGGCGGTTTTGACAAACATCCGATGGTTAGTAAAAGATTATATGATTCAGTTTTCAGCCATTCACATAAGCCACCAGAAGTTGTTGAAATCCATGAAGAGATTGACAATAATATTGGAAGCTCAGATAGCTCCATTATTGAAGACAAGCAAGAAACCACCGAGCCCATTGAAGAATCAAGCATCCCAAAGGATTTCATATGCCCACTTACCGGACTTGTGTTCACTGAGCCAGCAACGTTGGAGACTGGTCAGACTTTTGAGAGATCTGCCATTGCTGACTGGTTGTTAAATCAAGGAAAAAGAACATGTCCAGTTACAGGGACAAAACTCGAATCTCAATCCGTACCTCCAGTAAACTTCATCCTTAAACGAGTTATCGACGAATGGAAATCTGGTTTCTTTAGAAATAATCAAGCTTTTTCCATATTAGAGCAGCTACTTAAGAGCAATCAAACTAAGTCGGCTGAAAATGCAACTTCTTTGTTGACAGAACTAATCTGCATGAACAG GAGGAAAGACATGAATATTTTCTTGAGTGGTGGATTAAAGAAAGAAGAgatattaaatatgattaatgtTCTGCTCCAGTATCTTCTGAGGTCTCCACTCGAGCAAAGGCCGATCATTGCTGTGCTTTTGTTACATATTGATCTTATG GTTGAGCATGACTCCACGGAGAGCATATGCAGAGAGAAAGCAGTTGATGCAATCATAATGGCTATGGATTTGAGTTTCTCAAATGAGAAAGTTCGAGTTAACTGCTGTAAAGCTTTACTTATGTTAGGAGGACGTTTCTCTGCTTCTGGGAAGATAATGACAGAGGATTGGATCCTCAGGCAAACTGGATTTCTAGAGAATAAGGAATCAAGCGTACAGTCTGATGAGGAAGATATCCCTCCATTG GATGAcgacgaagaagaagagacTAGTAATAAAACCTGGTTGAGGAGTGTGTCGGCATCACTTATCGGCTATGGGGAGAAATCGTTCTTGGATAGTATTTCAAAATGTCTGGCTTCTAGAATAAGGGATTTGGTGAGGGTTTGTCTAATCACAGTTGCATGGTGGAGCTCTGCATTGGATTCTTGCTCCAACATAGAGTACCAGCTTTCTGCCTTCTCAGCTCTCATATCGCCGCTCAAGGAATGCCTTGAAAATGGCCATTGTTTAGAGATTAAGATCATTGCTTCTATGTGTCTGCTCAATTTCAGCAAAATTCCAG GGTGGTTTTGA
- the LOC124931439 gene encoding delta(12)-fatty-acid desaturase FAD2-like — translation MGAGGRMTSPTKSEKQSHHQKRVPHEKPPFTVGDLKKAIPPHCFHRSLIRSFSYVVYDLALATIFYYLASTYIQLLPQPYQLVAWPVYWAFQGSVLTGVWVIAHECGHHAFSNYQWVDDTVGLVLHSFLLVPYFSWKYSHRRHHSNTGSLERDEVFVPKPKSKLGWYSKYLNNPVGRLLTITITLTLGWPLYLCFNVSGRPYDRFACHYDPNSPIYNDRERLQIYISDVGIVSISYLLYKVLMAKGLAWLICIYGVPLLIVNAFLVTITFLQHTHPALPHYDESEWDWLRGALATVDRDYGILNKVLHNITDTHVAHHLFSTMPHYHAMEATKAIKPILGEYYRFDSTSFFSAVWREARECVYVEADESSQTKGVFWYNNKI, via the coding sequence ATGGGAGCGGGTGGGCGTATGACGAGTCCGACTAAGTCTGAGAAGCAATCCCACCATCAAAAGAGAGTTCCACATGAGAAGCCACCATTTACGGTGGGTGATCTGAAGAAAGCCATCCCACCTCACTGCTTTCACCGTTCTCTCATCCGCTCATTCTCTTACGTTGTTTATGATCTCGCACTCGCAACAATTTTCTACTACCTTGCCTCAACCTACATCCAACTCCTTCCCCAGCCCTACCAACTCGTTGCATGGCCTGTTTACTGGGCTTTCCAAGGCTCCGTCCTAACCGGTGTTTGGGTCATTGCTCACGAATGCGGTCATCACGCGTTCAGCAACTACCAATGGGTAGACGACACCGTGGGTCTCGTCCTCCACTCATTTCTATTGGTCCCTTACTTCTCCTGGAAGTATAGCCACCGCCGTCATCACTCCAACACGGGCTCTCTCGAGCGCGACGAAGTCTTCGTCCCGAAACCCAAATCAAAGCTCGGTTGGTACTCCAAATACCTAAACAACCCAGTCGGCCGCCTCTTAACCATAACCATCACCCTAACCCTCGGATGGCCGTTATACCTTTGCTTCAATGTATCCGGTCGCCCTTACGACCGATTCGCGTGCCATTACGACCCGAACTCCCCCATCTACAACGACCGCGAGAGGCTTCAGATATACATATCCGACGTCGGTATCGTCTCCATTTCCTACCTCTTGTATAAGGTCTTGATGGCGAAAGGACTCGCTTGGTTGATATGCATTTACGGGGTGCCTTTGTTGATCGTTAACGCATTTCTAGTAACCATCACTTTTCTCCAACACACCCATCCAGCTTTGCCACATTACGATGAGTCAGAGTGGGATTGGCTGAGGGGGGCTTTGGCGACGGTTGATCGAGATTATGGGATATTGAACAAGGTGTTGCATAATATAACCGATACTCATGTGGCGCACCATCTTTTCTCCACGATGCCCCATTATCACGCGATGGAAGCGACTAAGGCGATTAAGCCAATATTGGGTGAGTATTATAGGTTTGATAGTACGTCGTTTTTTAGTGCGGTGTGGAGGGAAGCGAGGGAGTGTGTTTATGTGGAGGCTGATGAGAGTAGCCAGACAAAAGGAGTGTTTTGGTacaataataagatttaa